GGGCGGCAACGGGCAGAATTCCGACAGACGTGCCGTATCCATCGCAACAAGCGGCGCGGCGCCGTCAGGTGCATCGACAAAGCGGATGCGCCGCCCGGCGGCTTGTGCGATTTCGGCCATTGCCGTGGCCCGCGGGGCCGATGCGTTGAACACACCACTGACCGGTTCACGGATCGCGGCTTCGCAGATTTGGGCCAGGTGCGGCGGCGACACATAGCTGCGTGACGGCCCCGATCCGTCGGAAAACCTGTCCATGGCGATCTCGCCGCCGCTGGCGATACTCCGGAACAGGCTGTCGGCACCCGCCACGTTGCCGACCCTCAGGATAACCTGGCGCGCGGCCGCGTCCCGGTGCAGAACGGCGTGTTCCATCGCCCGTTTCGCGCGTCCGTAGTCGGTCTGCGGGTCCGCCGCGTCCTCGGTCAAGGGATTCGGTCCCGGCCGGTAGACCGCCGCGCTCGACAGGTGCACCACGCACTCCGCGCCCAGGGTTTCGCCCAGGGCCACGGCATGCCGCGCAAGATCGACATTGAGCGACAGGTCTTCGCCGCCGACAGGCGTGACACCCCAAAGAGCGACGATTGCCGTGGGCCCCGCAACCTTGGGCGCCGGTGATCCCGAGACCCAAACCAACCCGCGTTCAGCGCGATCTGTTCGATAAACCGGAACAAGTTCGACCCCTTGCGGCGGGGCCTGGTCCCAGTGGCGCAGTATCAGACGCCCGACCTTGCCCGACGCTCCCAAAACCAGAACCCTGGTAATCTGCGATCCGGGCGCCACGGTTTTTGCCTCATTCGTCTTTTCCGGCCTTGAAGGTCTGTCTATCAGCCGCAATCCTGTCTAGAAAGCGAACAATGGCAGCTTGTCTGGGGGGACTGGTTTTGCACAAACGCATCCGCGGGATCGCTCTTGTTTTCGTCTGCCTCGCTGTGGCTGCCTGCAGCCTGCCTCGAGGTGCCGCCGTGCAATCGGAAGTGCTGAAGGAAGCCGACAGCAAGCAACCGACCTTTCAGGTGGTTCAGGTCACCCGGGAAAACACACCCGTTCTGGCAAATTGGCCGGCTACCGGCTGGCATGGTCATTTCCACTGGCCCAAAGCCGGATCGATATCCGACGGCACCGTCATCCGCACCGGCGACAAGGTCACCGTGACGATTTGGGACAGCCAGGAAAACTCGCTGCTGACGAGCCCGGGCGAAAAGTTCACCCGGTTGGCGGACATGGAAGTCAGCGCCGACGGCACGATCTTTCTGCCATATGTCAACGAAGTGAACGTTCGCGGGCTGACACCGGCCAGCGCGCGGTCGCGTATCCAAGCCAATCTCGAGCCCATCGTGCCATCCGCGCAGGTGCAACTGAGCGTGGTGTCGGGTGAAGGCAGCGCCGTGGATGCCGCAGGCGGGCTGGCGCAACCGGGGTCGTATCCGATGCCGTCCCGGAACTACAAGATTCTCGCCCTCATCTCGGATGCCGGCGGCATACCACCAACCCTGCGCAATCCCCGCGTGCGCTTGCTGCGCGGGACCACGACTTATCAGATCTCGGCCGACCAGCTGTTCGAATCCGGCTCGCGGAACATTCTGCTGCAGCCGCGCGACACGGTGGTCGTCGAAGAGGACGACCGGTCGTTCGTGGCCCTGGGTGCGACCGGGAACGAAGACCTGATCTATTTCCCGAAGGACGAGTTGAACGCCCTGCAGGCATTGTCGCTC
This sequence is a window from Thalassococcus arenae. Protein-coding genes within it:
- a CDS encoding polysaccharide biosynthesis/export family protein; translated protein: MQSEVLKEADSKQPTFQVVQVTRENTPVLANWPATGWHGHFHWPKAGSISDGTVIRTGDKVTVTIWDSQENSLLTSPGEKFTRLADMEVSADGTIFLPYVNEVNVRGLTPASARSRIQANLEPIVPSAQVQLSVVSGEGSAVDAAGGLAQPGSYPMPSRNYKILALISDAGGIPPTLRNPRVRLLRGTTTYQISADQLFESGSRNILLQPRDTVVVEEDDRSFVALGATGNEDLIYFPKDELNALQALSLMGGLSDLRADPKGVLVLREYRSKDLRADAFGPNMQQVVFSFDLTSADGLFAARNFMINPDDIVLATESPVTSAQTIFGLIGSVLGLSGQVAATAG
- a CDS encoding NAD-dependent epimerase/dehydratase family protein, producing the protein MAPGSQITRVLVLGASGKVGRLILRHWDQAPPQGVELVPVYRTDRAERGLVWVSGSPAPKVAGPTAIVALWGVTPVGGEDLSLNVDLARHAVALGETLGAECVVHLSSAAVYRPGPNPLTEDAADPQTDYGRAKRAMEHAVLHRDAAARQVILRVGNVAGADSLFRSIASGGEIAMDRFSDGSGPSRSYVSPPHLAQICEAAIREPVSGVFNASAPRATAMAEIAQAAGRRIRFVDAPDGAAPLVAMDTARLSEFCPLPPQAADPAYLAGFAEDPVWS